GATAAATTTCTTCGATTGTCTGTTACACTATCGTTTCTAGGTGGTTGAGGGGGTAATGACCTTTCTCTGCCAGAAGGATCATTTCTACGTTCAGGTAGCTCTGTATCGGTCCGTGATGGTAATGGACCATTGCGTTCTTGACCAGGTGGAACATCTCTACGCTCTGTTCTATCACTGACATTTCTTATTGATTGGACAGTGTGTTCTTGACCTGACGGATCATTTCTACGAGGATCCAAGCTTCGTGGACCGACTTGAATATTTTGCTCCTGCCCAGTAGGATCGTTTCGACGAGGATCAGAATTACTAGACTGACCAGGAACTTCCCTTAAGAATGGAATATCATTAGGAACTTCGTCATTTTCGTCATCTTGGCTAGGTGGAATGGGTTCGTGTTGTTGATGAGAATCTGTTAGTTCACCAGTTTCCAAAAACGTGTTTCTATCGTTCGATGCGAACTCGTAATTATCAGGGGCCTgcaattaatataaatattacagaGATGTATGGTCAAATTAAACCAAACTGAGAACGGTTATAAATTGTTGGTTTGGTTACGTGAAGAGTCTTacttcaaaaattcaatactcgagattcacgaggttgaagtttgtAAAGTCGACataaggaaatattttttaaaattgctgttgtacaattttagtGTTGTTACTAATGCAGTAAATCGTATATAAAGCAGAATGTAGTCATTTTTCAGTGACAAACCCTGTAAACCAGTTTTTAAGTTGTAAAATATCGTTTGTTTGGTAATGCTTCGTTACGACAACattgtaaatttcaacttCATTGATATTCTAATACATGCATACTGggcattcattttttttttccttgataCAGTGTTATCtacattttattcagaagatATGCAATTTTGAAACTTGGGTTTTGAAACATTTACTCCCCTTACAATTAATCTTTCTTTTAAATGTTTCAGACCAAAATCCTCACATTGTGAAAGCGAGTTAGTGTAGATGCATATATACAACTTTCAACACTTTTAATCAACTAAACATTTGATACAGTTTGATTCGTGCAAAGGAAATTTACCTGTTCGACCTGAAGAGATTGTTGCGTCTGTAGTAGTGAAGGTACTTCTACGTTGTTAATATCTTCTTGAAAGTCTCTTGGAGTACTAGATTCTTTTATTTGATTGACACTCGCCTTTGGTTCATTGTCCAATGTTTCCCTATTCATGGAATCATGCGATCCATAAATATTCCGTTTCTGCAGGACAGGGGTAACAACTTCCAAGTTGCCAAACTCAGTAGACTGCTGTatgttttcataattttcaatgttctgCTCATGCATCCACTTTTGTGATTTACCCTGATGATCATTGCGATACCAACTATTTTCTGATTGAGCCACAGGATTGCGCTGCGCATACCATTGATCATACCCAGCATTTTGTGGAACAGTTTCGGCAGCCCTACTGTTCTCAGGTTGATGTGTTTGAGGTAATACATGTTCTTGAGGCTCAAACTGAGATGTGGTAAGTGGATTATCCAAACTTTGTTCAGGCTCTAAAGCATGAGCTCTTTCACTTGAATCACGGTAGGGTTCTGGCTGTGCACTGGCTACACTTTCACGTGGTGAATTATCTGATGGATTTTCTGACCCTGAAATAGGTTGAGAACTCCAGCCATCTGTAGAGTGACTTGAGGAATGCATATCAGATGAAAGGGTCTGATTTTCCAATTGCCTATTAGATTTGTTAGAAAGCCGTAAATGACTAAAACTACTAGACAACTCGGCAGTGGGAATAGTATTCCATTCCGCAGTCGTCGACCAATCTGCCTCGGTGTTATTTTGAGCCATAGCATTTGAAGTTACATTAACATCACCGTCAGGCCAATTTGATTcatccgaaatttttttttcaattgcatTAGGTTTTGTTGGTATCGGCAAGTCATTTACAAACGAGGAACTCGGTGATAATATACCCACAGATCTCTTCCTTTCATTATTGTGATTGTTACCACTTAGAATTTGCTCCGCAGTGTTAGATGTATGAGAAACTGCAGAGCCTGTTGATGATGCAAAATGTGACGGAGGAGACTGAGCATGTTGCCAATCGtttatacttttattattttttgctgATTCAAGAGAGTCATGTTGTTGATGAGGTGCAGAAATTGAATCCTTTTCCGAAGCTACCAATTCCACAGGCCTTTGTGCAGGGGTCCAATCTTTTGGCATTACATTTTCATATTGAGGTTGCCGTGGTTGCCATTGATTTGAAGGAACATTTTGATCAGCTTGATTGAGTATTGATGGAGTGGATTGTGTGCCTACTGGTTCTTCAGCAGGAACAGGTGGCTGAAACATTGGCTGTTGCCACTGATTCATAACCGTAGTTCCCATATTCTGATGCAGAATAGGCTGTGTTGCTTCATTTGAAGTATTGCGTGAATAATTTGAGGGCCATTGATTAGTCAAATTACTCTGTTGATGTTGTTGACTGTTCCAGTTAGTATAGTATTCGGATTGTCCTGGCGAAGTATATTCCTTAGGTGGATCAAACGTTTGAGAAGTCTGTTGCCCCTGTTGAGACTGATTAATATTTTCTATGGGCTGTTGCTTGTTTGCTACCAATGATGGTTCTTGCCAGGACCCACTGACTGACGCGGCATTATGATTTTGCCAGTTACGAAGCGAAGGATCCAACTGTTGGTCGCTATTGTTCCAATTGTAGGTATTTGTTTGAGGAGGAAGTGGAGGAGTCTGTATTTTTTTGATGTTATCCAGCTGAGCACCTGAATTATTACCAAGGGACGGTAAATTTGGTGTCTGTTGACTGCTGATAGACCATTGCGAATGATCAGCAGGACTTGACTTAGAATTAGGCCTAGGTGGTAAATGatattgttgttgctgttgctgttgtggTGGCTGATTATATTCGTAAGACGTGTATTGATTATAACCATCTTTATTACTTGGTGTAGATTCTCTGCTTAGACTCGTCCGTGGAATATTACCACCAGAAGTAGGCTGTTGATTAAGTACATTGGGTCTACTATTTCTGTTAAAATTCGGATAATACATTCCCTGCTGTGGATTCTGTATACTTTGACTATTATTGGTGCGGCCAGAAGGAAATTGATGATGCTGAGAAAGCTGATGTAGAGACTCTGACTTTTGATCAGTGTTTGAATTCCACGAATCACTATTGCCATTATTACCGTTATCGGTACCCCAATCCCAGGGATCATGAGATTGCTGTTGTGGCTggtgctgttgctgctgctgctgctgctgctgctgaggTTGAATCAGAGAATTGGGCTGTTGCTGATAAACATTCGCTGGCAAAATTCCTGATCGTCTCTCAGGCTGCATAGAACTCCAAGTGTTTTGACTCTGAGATCCATACCCTGACACTGCGGCATGATCCACCCTAGCTCTAGCTGGTCTCGCACGATATGGATTctggaaaataatttagaaTTAATTTCGTTCCAGTTGTTATGTTACATTGTAGGATGGTTCAGTGCGATAAACCATGTGTTACTTACGTTCATATTACTTCTGCTCCAACACCACACTTATCGTAAGCTTGATATTTAAAACCTGAACAAAAAACAGAAGATATTGACAATAGGTGTACATAAACCACTGGTAAATTTTTGGAGTTTCTGCAGCAAATAATTAGGCCGTTAGCAagctaaatgaaaaataactgCGGCAtcgtcaaataatttaaaataacaGCATTTAAGGATGCACAGGTGCAAGTCTAAGCCttcttttttcgttcattCAAAACCACTGTATTCTTAATCACTCGAtgatattacaaaaataatattgctATTCATCATGACGATCAAGAATGAGTTCATTGAATTCCAATCTTGACCAGTTGTAGTATAGTATTATTTATGAGAAATGTCAAGTGTTTTGTTGAAGAGTAAAAATGGGTGACAGGATATCCTGTCCATAATTAgcttatcaatttatttaaactaATTGGAAGAGACGTCAAGGTCCTTGGTaaagataagaaaaacaaCGAGTATAGACATGCGATGATACATCCCAAGAAAAGGTTCGTTTGCAGTGACAACACTTTAAACTTTGAAAGATTTATAAATCCTTCCATACATCAAACTTGTTCTTGATGAAGTTTCAAATATATGCAGAATCAAAAGAATTGAGTCTTAAAGCCGCAACTTGTGAGTGAAGAATCTGTTTCAATACTAATGTAAACGGTCGCATAATTACATAACAAGAAACACAATgtaaatttcaatgattttcacACGAAGTAGCGAATGCCTGTCGGGAAATTACAGGTGATATGGACCTCGGAAGCCAGAAAATACCTTCCCAGCTGTGATATTACCAACTCGTTGTGACGATACCAAACTatcgtattattttctcaaGTCATTTACTCACCTAGTTAACGTTCTGGCAGCTAGCGCTATCACACATTGTCACGAACACCTgagtaataaatgaatttacgATAAATTTAGCACATTTTCACATCCATAACATGCTAAGAAAACTGTTGTACAAACACGAGCATTTGACGGTGGAAAATCTGGGTTAAGCACGTCACAAACTTCTTCCGTTCACTGGCGTTAAGGTGGAATACCTCGGTCACAATTGTCAGGGTGTTGAGCACAATTCTCCGACAGATAGCGGTAAAAGGTGTCACGGTTCTCAACCCGCCGTATTTcctttgaattaaatttaaaaaatacctaCTTCTGACGCGAATCAGTAACTCGCGGGCTTTTTAATACCGAACCAACGATTCTACACGCAAAATTTGTCACGCCGACAATTTTATTGCGTTATTAATAGTGCCTGGTTATCCGGTATGCAAAAGACTCACCGATGAGTTGACAACCACGATTTTGGTGCGTCGAGTAAGCCGGCTGTTAAATTCACATCTTTTTTCACAAGAATATTGCATTACAAGTTTTGCGGAACTTGGATAAATCTGAGGTttcgtaatttattataacAGTTTTTAGCGCTCAATTGTCAACAATAATTCGTTATATTAACCTTCGGTAAACAATTTACAGTAAGTCAACGACGCGCATGCAGCGACTGACGTGGTAAATTCTAAATGGAGTTTTCCGATGTCGGCCACATCAGTTACCAGCGCTGTACAAATGGGCTTTTGGAGGTTCAATGAGTAGACGGACTGCTGTTTTTATCTGAATAAATCTGGATATTCCATAAATTCCAATAAAAATGGTGTTATTAACCATGATCGCGAGGTTAGCCGACGGCCTGCCGCTAGCCGCTACAATGCGGGACGATGAACAGGTTAGATTGCTGTTAAAAACGACTGTTATGATGAAATGTCACTTTCTCATTAATTTCCATATTTATTGCCAAATCGTCCTGTCTTGTTCTCAAAATTCTATCCATATAATGGCCAAGCGCTCGCCCTttagtgaataaaaattttaattattgatacATTACtctttgtaattattatcaagaATCCGTAGTTCATTCATGACTTGTTGCAATCATTTAgtttaatacaattttatcaCTCGTTTTTGCTCCTATTCCTAGAACAATATGCTGATCCAATTCAGTAAGCACACGTCTTTTCTCTTATTCATTTTCGCAGAGTTTCAAAGCTCTTTCTTTACTCCGTTCAACGCATTCTTACTAAATCACGTATTGTGCATTGAACCTTGATCATCTTGATTCCGTATCCAAATGTTcaaattaatatcaatatCGTAGCAATgttgattataaaaaatttaatgttttacTTACAGAGTGGCAGAAGTATTCTGGAATATCAGAATCAAGCCAAAATGTTATTCAGGAAACTTGGGCCACAATCGCCATTGAGATGCACGATAGAAACTGGaccatatttatttcagtAAGAACGATCATGTTATCTTACTACGTCattttgttattctttttctattatatttaatgtatgcatgaattataaaaaacaataatacacATTGTTTAAAGCTGTAagttaataatttcaaatgtatGTGAATGTGAaggaagttgaaaattttttggtttccTATTACAGTTACCTTATCGAAAAAGAAGCTTGTTACTTGGTATTGTGTGAACGAAATTACAGTAAACGTGTAGCTTACAGCTATCTTGAAGATATTGCACAAGAGTTTGATGCACAATATGGTAAAAAGATCAACACCGTCACTAGACCTTACAGTTTCATTGAATTTGGTAAGAGAACTTTTACTTTTAGACTTGCTTCGGTTAGTCAAAGCTCATATATTCAAGGcatgtttttttcatataaatcATTGCCTTTGCAGACACGTATATTCAAAAGGCAAAAAAGGCTTTCTCAGATAATCGGTCCAGGAGAAATATGAGCGCTCTGAACAACCAATTACACGATGTTACAAGAATCATGGTTCAAAATATCGATGATGTTCTTTCGAGAGGAGCTATGCTTTCAGGTAATTTCTATGGTTATTCTGAACATTGTCAACCGACATTTCAACACAACTCCGATT
The Neodiprion lecontei isolate iyNeoLeco1 chromosome 3, iyNeoLeco1.1, whole genome shotgun sequence DNA segment above includes these coding regions:
- the LOC107223487 gene encoding vesicle-trafficking protein SEC22b, with the translated sequence MVLLTMIARLADGLPLAATMRDDEQSGRSILEYQNQAKMLFRKLGPQSPLRCTIETGPYLFHYLIEKEACYLVLCERNYSKRVAYSYLEDIAQEFDAQYGKKINTVTRPYSFIEFDTYIQKAKKAFSDNRSRRNMSALNNQLHDVTRIMVQNIDDVLSRGAMLSELDTKTQNLSMLSQKYRKDATHLNSKSMYIKAVAGIVAFLVFLLYFFIL